One genomic window of bacterium includes the following:
- a CDS encoding phage tail protein, producing the protein MAVQRERPYVQFNFLVDLGEGWNPDRPDGGFQEVSGIGMEVTVAEYRNGNAKENSVMKVTGLNKSTDVTLKRGVIGSLNLYKWLDQIRNGDQNAHRTVTVQLQNEDHTAVVQTWKLLRARITKHTSGPMNAKGTDVAMEELVLAYERLEME; encoded by the coding sequence ATGGCCGTTCAGCGCGAGCGTCCCTACGTCCAGTTCAACTTCCTGGTCGATCTCGGCGAGGGGTGGAACCCCGACCGGCCCGACGGCGGCTTCCAGGAGGTCAGCGGCATTGGGATGGAAGTGACCGTCGCCGAGTACCGCAACGGCAACGCCAAGGAGAACAGCGTGATGAAGGTCACCGGGCTCAACAAGAGTACGGACGTCACGCTCAAGCGCGGCGTGATCGGCTCGCTGAATCTGTACAAGTGGCTTGATCAGATTCGCAACGGTGATCAGAACGCGCATCGCACGGTAACCGTACAGCTGCAGAACGAAGATCACACGGCGGTGGTGCAGACGTGGAAGTTGCTGCGCGCCCGCATCACCAAGCACACGAGTGGTCCGATGAATGCCAAAGGCACCGACGTGGCCATGGAGGAGTTGGTGCTCGCCTACGAGCGACTGGAGATGGAGTGA
- a CDS encoding phage tail protein, with amino-acid sequence MPASDKRAYPFTAFNFEIRIHKEGETAPLCNGAFAECDGLEVTMEVKSIRQGGDNARQIRLAGPAALGQLTLKRGMTEGFDLWTWFAQTLDDPGLRADAEVVLLAADGSSEKARFLLSRCVPIKLKAPPLNAREGAVAIEELQIAYETLSVKGVPSKPAGGAP; translated from the coding sequence ATGCCCGCGAGCGACAAGCGCGCCTACCCCTTCACTGCGTTCAACTTCGAGATTCGCATCCACAAAGAAGGGGAAACGGCGCCGCTCTGCAACGGGGCCTTTGCCGAGTGCGACGGGCTGGAGGTCACCATGGAGGTGAAGAGCATCCGGCAGGGAGGCGACAACGCCCGTCAGATCCGCCTTGCCGGCCCAGCGGCACTCGGCCAGCTTACGCTCAAGCGGGGGATGACCGAAGGCTTCGACCTCTGGACGTGGTTCGCGCAGACGCTGGATGATCCGGGACTGCGGGCCGATGCGGAGGTCGTACTTCTGGCGGCCGACGGTTCGAGCGAGAAGGCGCGCTTTCTGCTCTCGCGCTGCGTGCCGATCAAGCTCAAGGCGCCGCCCCTCAATGCGCGGGAGGGCGCCGTTGCCATCGAGGAGCTGCAGATTGCCTACGAGACGCTATCCGTCAAGGGGGTTCCCAGCAAGCCGGCCGGAGGAGCGCCATGA
- a CDS encoding peptidoglycan-binding protein has translation MSQFAVAKFSELGSDFKTPKKNGKTAIVQFNPETLRVSYANQIQSPSSGAGSQSDGSASRQYVGAGTTKLSLQLWFDVNAPMPGTEAPVNDVRRLTQRVTDLMNPEPSGKDKDKYVPPAVRFQWGSFTFDGIIESLEESLEFFSGDGVPLRASVSLSMSQQKILYIEYKGPGLGKPRAAPGTQPLVQAVRGSTVQGMAEAAGQGDNWQAIAAANGIENPRQPAPGQLLSLAGSPMTSGGVLR, from the coding sequence ATGAGCCAATTCGCCGTTGCCAAATTCAGCGAGCTGGGATCCGACTTCAAGACCCCTAAGAAGAACGGCAAGACCGCAATCGTGCAGTTCAACCCTGAAACACTCAGGGTGAGCTACGCCAACCAGATCCAGAGTCCTTCCTCAGGTGCCGGCAGCCAGAGCGACGGATCAGCGAGCCGGCAGTACGTGGGCGCGGGTACGACCAAACTCTCGCTCCAGCTCTGGTTCGACGTCAACGCGCCGATGCCCGGCACCGAGGCGCCGGTGAACGACGTACGTCGTCTCACCCAACGGGTCACCGACTTGATGAACCCAGAGCCCTCGGGCAAGGACAAGGACAAGTACGTGCCCCCGGCAGTGCGCTTTCAGTGGGGCTCGTTCACCTTCGACGGAATCATTGAATCTTTGGAGGAGTCGCTCGAGTTCTTCTCCGGCGACGGAGTTCCCCTGCGCGCCAGCGTCTCCCTGTCCATGTCCCAGCAGAAGATCCTGTACATCGAATACAAGGGACCGGGGCTGGGCAAGCCGCGGGCTGCTCCCGGCACCCAGCCCCTGGTTCAGGCCGTCCGTGGCAGCACTGTCCAGGGCATGGCCGAGGCAGCGGGTCAAGGTGACAACTGGCAGGCAATCGCCGCCGCCAACGGGATAGAGAATCCCCGGCAACCTGCGCCAGGCCAATTGCTGAGCCTGGCGGGTTCACCCATGACCTCCGGAGGTGTTCTGCGATGA
- a CDS encoding contractile injection system protein, VgrG/Pvc8 family: MAGEAAVLLRSARPALLVGGRESSALEGGLIDLAIHESVEGLYRCEALFNNWGATAGGTGYLYFDRRILEFGKRFEVRLAGDTLFDGRIMALQAEFPEGAPPRVRVLAEDRLQDLRMTRRTRSFADASDADVVSQIARDHGLTPRTDISGPVHKVLAQVNQSDLAFIRERARAVGAEVWVDDTTLGVAPRAQRRRSGLRLVHGAKLREFAVVADLAGQCTELAYGGWDVAAKAAVKGAADATILRGELGTDESGAAVLRAAVGDRAQTIAHGVPHNAVEARARAESHFRALARRFVVGRGVAEPDARLRVGASVELQGLGPLFNGTYYVSETHTLFDGANGLRTAFAGERPGLGRP; this comes from the coding sequence ATGGCTGGAGAAGCAGCCGTCCTGCTGCGCTCTGCGCGTCCGGCGCTCCTCGTCGGCGGCCGCGAGAGTTCTGCTCTCGAGGGGGGGCTCATCGACCTGGCGATCCACGAATCCGTGGAAGGGCTGTACCGCTGCGAGGCGCTCTTCAACAACTGGGGGGCGACCGCGGGTGGTACCGGTTATCTCTACTTCGACCGCCGCATCCTTGAATTCGGCAAACGCTTCGAAGTGCGGCTCGCGGGCGACACACTGTTCGACGGACGCATCATGGCGTTGCAGGCGGAGTTCCCGGAAGGCGCACCGCCACGGGTTCGCGTCCTGGCGGAGGACCGCCTGCAGGACCTGCGCATGACGCGAAGGACGCGCAGCTTTGCCGACGCCAGCGACGCAGACGTCGTCAGCCAGATCGCGCGCGATCATGGCCTCACTCCGCGGACCGACATCAGTGGCCCCGTCCACAAGGTGCTCGCCCAGGTCAACCAGAGCGACCTGGCGTTCATTCGCGAGCGGGCTCGCGCCGTCGGTGCCGAGGTCTGGGTAGACGACACGACGCTGGGCGTTGCGCCGCGAGCGCAGCGCCGCCGGTCGGGGCTGCGGCTCGTCCACGGCGCAAAGCTGAGGGAGTTCGCGGTTGTGGCGGATCTGGCTGGGCAATGCACTGAGCTGGCCTACGGCGGCTGGGATGTGGCCGCCAAGGCCGCTGTGAAGGGCGCAGCCGATGCCACGATCCTCAGGGGGGAACTGGGGACCGATGAGAGCGGCGCAGCGGTCCTGCGCGCCGCCGTCGGCGACCGGGCGCAGACAATCGCCCACGGCGTTCCCCACAACGCGGTGGAGGCCCGCGCCCGCGCCGAGTCGCACTTTCGAGCGCTGGCGCGTCGCTTTGTCGTCGGTCGCGGCGTCGCCGAGCCGGATGCCCGGCTGCGCGTCGGCGCCTCGGTTGAGCTGCAGGGACTCGGGCCCCTGTTCAACGGGACTTACTACGTGAGCGAGACGCACACGCTGTTCGATGGCGCCAACGGGCTGCGCACGGCGTTCGCCGGAGAGCGTCCCGGGCTGGGCCGGCCGTGA
- a CDS encoding phage baseplate assembly protein V produces the protein MFEGLVLEQALAPRGPTGLGGRWYGVFPALVIDTKDPDGQGRVKITLPWAPDSSGGRYEAWARLATLMGGSNRGSWFVPDTNDEVLVAFEGGDPRRPFVVGGLWNGSDQPPERMDGGGNNYKKVLRSRNGVKVTLDDQDGQEKLLLETPGGQKVTLKDGPGVVEIIDSNGNSVKLEVSGITVSASGKVTVNASQVAVSAGIVTVDAGMARFSGVVQADTVITNSVISASYTPGAGNIW, from the coding sequence ATGTTCGAAGGCCTCGTCTTGGAGCAAGCGCTGGCGCCGCGGGGGCCGACAGGCCTCGGTGGCCGATGGTATGGAGTGTTTCCGGCCCTGGTCATAGACACGAAGGATCCGGACGGCCAAGGGCGTGTGAAGATCACGCTGCCCTGGGCGCCTGACAGCAGTGGAGGTCGATACGAGGCGTGGGCGCGGCTTGCAACCTTGATGGGCGGCTCAAACCGCGGGAGCTGGTTCGTGCCTGACACGAACGATGAGGTGCTCGTTGCGTTCGAGGGAGGAGATCCGCGCCGGCCCTTCGTGGTTGGCGGTCTCTGGAACGGCAGCGACCAGCCGCCGGAGCGCATGGATGGAGGAGGCAACAACTACAAGAAGGTGCTGCGGTCGCGCAACGGCGTGAAGGTCACCTTGGATGACCAGGATGGCCAGGAGAAGCTGCTCCTGGAGACGCCGGGCGGCCAGAAGGTGACGCTCAAGGACGGACCCGGAGTGGTGGAGATCATCGATAGCAACGGCAACTCGGTGAAACTGGAAGTCTCGGGCATTACCGTGAGCGCCTCTGGCAAGGTCACCGTCAACGCCAGTCAAGTTGCGGTCTCTGCAGGGATCGTCACGGTGGATGCGGGGATGGCGAGGTTCAGCGGCGTGGTGCAGGCGGACACCGTCATCACCAACTCCGTAATCAGCGCCTCCTATACCCCCGGTGCGGGAAACATCTGGTGA
- a CDS encoding GPW/gp25 family protein produces the protein MPLVDPGKVFGRGISFPPRVGADGRLVWSEGEANVRESIRIILLTEPQERLRVSSTFGSGLRRFLFEPNNAATRTRIARTIEQAIAAWESRVRVDSVTVEADPEDAESAIATITYRLVATQVQERVSLSVKLAG, from the coding sequence ATGCCTCTGGTGGATCCCGGGAAGGTCTTTGGACGAGGCATAAGTTTTCCGCCACGCGTGGGCGCGGACGGCAGGCTCGTCTGGTCGGAGGGTGAGGCGAATGTGCGCGAGAGCATCCGGATCATCCTCCTTACGGAGCCTCAGGAGCGCCTTCGTGTGTCATCCACCTTCGGCAGCGGCCTGCGGCGGTTTCTGTTCGAGCCCAACAACGCAGCCACCCGTACGCGCATCGCCCGGACCATCGAACAGGCAATCGCTGCGTGGGAGTCCCGTGTGCGCGTCGATTCCGTGACCGTCGAGGCGGACCCGGAGGACGCCGAGTCGGCCATCGCCACCATCACGTACCGGCTGGTTGCGACGCAAGTGCAGGAACGCGTCAGCCTGTCGGTCAAGCTTGCCGGGTGA